The genomic DNA TCTATGAGAAATTTTCGTTAATAATTACTATATAATTTCGTGAAACCTTATATTATTCAATCTGCTTTGTGATAAAGGGCAGAGATGATATATTATCTATAATGAAATCAGGACATAACGACTCCAACAATTCTCTGTTTCTGATTCCACTCAAAACAGCAATAGTTTTAATATTTAATTCTTTGCCCCCTAATATATCAACTTCTGTATCTCCCACAATAATAGAAGAAACCGGAATAAACTCCGGATAATTTTCTAATAATCTTTTTTTGGTATAAAGAGAACCTTCGTTATCTTTTTCGGTCAGAATAGCTTTAAAAAAATCGAGTATCTCAAAATCTCGAAGTTCGTCTATCAAGTTCTCATAAGAATTTCTAAGGGTAATTAAGAAAAGGGAATGGTTATTATAAAGGGTTTTCAGAACATCTGGCACCCAGGGCCACATAATATCGTATTTTAGAAATTCAGGCGTTTCAATCAACTGTTTCCATCGGTGAGCAGATATTTCTTGAGTTAGTTCTACTCCACTTTCCTTGAAAATTTCTTCGCTTGGCACACGATTTTTCTTCCTCTCCCAATATGTATCTTTTGGCAGAATATTAGGTGCCGTTTTCCCTAAAATATATCGATAAACCGCATAATACTTTTCAGATACATCAAGTATAGGACCATCAAGGTCTATATAAATATCCAATTTTATTCCCCACTATTTCTGGAGATTATGTCTCCTTTTTTCTAATTCTTCTTTATATAGCCTTATAGTTTTTTCATCTGTTAGGACAGGAAGAAAATCCATACCTCTAATCCAGGCAAGTCCTGGGGTTAAGGGGTTTATTTTCTTTGGGATAAAAGAAGAAACATCTTCATCAAAAGCTAACTTTACAAAAATATAAGGCATATTTAGCCCACAAGAAGTGAAGAAATAATGCGTGGTAAAGAATCGACCAATATTGATTTCTGTAGGATTAGGAATACCATCTTTATCGTAGGTTAAATCAACTGAAAAGATTCCATTTGGGTGGTTATCAACGGCCATTATGGTTTTTAAGGCTATTTCGTCCACAATCGGGTCAGAAACAGTTATTCCTGTTCCTGTAATTCCTGTAACACCAGAAGGGGCTCTATTACCCAGTTCCCAATACAGTCTTTTTCTACCCTGACCCACAATTAGTTCTCCATTTTTCCACAGAGACATCCAGGTAATGGAATCTGGTTTCAGGCATTCAGCCGCGGTAAAACTACCCCAACCATTACAGAAATCTATCCATGCCCTGGCGACATTGTAATTTTCTGCACGGAAACTTCCCATTCCACCACCAGGGCTGAATGTCGCTCTAACCCAAACTGGAGTGCCAAATTTATCAACTGCGATTTTAAGGTCATCTTCGTTATTTATCCTCATTGTCTCTGGAACTTTAAGTCCAGCTTCTTTCCACTTAAGATAAGAAGCGAATTTATCCTGACATAATTCTATGGTTTTATGCTCTGGCAAAAATACCCTGAGTTTATACTCATCCCGGAGTTCCTTTCTTATCTTCGAGATAGCATAAATTTCCTGGTCTGGCTGTGAATAAATCAGCGCAGGTTTTGTTTCCTGAATAATCTCCTTTAAGATAGGAAGATAATCATTATGAGTCGGATGGGGAACTAAATACTTTTCATTAGTTTCAGCCCGATGTAAGGAATATTCATTACAATCAACACCGATAAGATAGAAATTTTCACTGGAGACTCTCAGTGACCTGACAAAATTTGTGGAGGGTGTTCCCCCAGCACCAGTAATCAAAATTCTTTTCATTTCTCCTCCTTATTTTTGCACAAGTAATGTCAAAAGTTTCAGTTTGATTTTTTCCCTAACTACTTGTATTTTTAATGAGTTTTAAGATACGGTTTTCTCTCTTTATAGCAGTAGGTCCTAAATAAATATTGCAGGACCTACCACCCTATGCTCTGAGAGAAAACCCCTACTCATAGAGACTCATCACAACTCTACGGTAGGTTAAAAGAGCAAAACGGTAGATGATACTGGATCTATCGCTTAAAAAGAGAAAACCTCTCTTTAAAACTCATCATCTACCCTTTCATATTCATATTCTTAATCTTTCATATCCTATTTGACACTACCATTAAGTATCATTTTTCTCTTTTTATTTAGTCCTTGTTATAAAAGACTTTTTCCTTTTTTAGGTTCTCTTGAATAATCCTTTATATCTCCAATCATTTCAAGCACATCATAAATATTATCTATTTTACCACCCATAATTATGGAAAAGTTCTTTATCCCGTAATCTTTCCTGAACAATATTGGTCTTCCATCGTCTATTTCGTTCTTTATTAAAACAGTTTTAACCTCATATAGAGAATTTACGTATCGAACTCCCTTCATTAATGGAAGATATCTCTCTGCATCCTTGACCATAAACGGAAAATGTGATTCCAAATTCACTTTCTTAAGATGAGCATGGCCGTCAATAAAATTATCAATGTCCTGCCAACTATAATGCGGTGTATATCTTACATGATGGAAAGAGTGCATATTTAATGAGGGGTATGGCATAATTGAAAAGAAAGGGCCATCCATAATTGTTATTCCAACATATTTAAGCTCCTCCGGCATCTCTAACAAGGGCATTTCTGTAACTTCATGCTTTAAAGGTAGTAAAGGAAGATAAGAATTGTGCAATAATTTATTAATTTGGGAATAGGTGCAATTAAAAACTTTTCTTGCTTGTAATTTAATATTGTTTTTTGTCAGAGATAAAATAATTTCATCATTCCCAACTTGTTCTACTTTGTCAACTTCCTCATTGTACCAAACAGTGATGCCAGCTTTTACAAGCCTTTGTTTTAAAATCTGTCGAAGCTTAGCGGCATCGAATGCTACCTCTTGAACAGAAAATACCTCTTCAATATTATCCATATTAAAAAGTCTCCGCATTTTATCAGGGGCAATTTTGATTGGGGCTCCAATCCTTTTATATATTTCACTAAACTGATAGGCGTTAACTTTTGACCATTTTCTGGCAATTGCATATATTTTTTCAAATTCATCATAAATACATCCCTTGAAATCCAGGATAAATCTCGGGAAATTTTTGAAGGACCTAATTGCAGTCAGCAGACTTCTTGGATAATGATATCCCCCATGAACCCTTGCTTGATTGATTGCCGACGCCCTCAATAAGAGATCAGGCTCTTTCTCAATAATAAGCGTGTTGGCACAAAAATTTCGGATAATGAGAGCGGTGCAACATCCATAAAATCCACCGCCGATAATAACCGCATCAAACTTTTTCAGATTAAATGACATTTTTTCTATCAATATTCTCGGGAAACACTGAACTATTAGCTTCATCTGCCAAGAAATATATATCTCCCTTTTTAGTCTCTCTTAAAATACGGGCAACATATTCCCCTATAATCGCTAATATCAGAAACAGCAGGAAAAACATCGTAGCATTTACAAGTTGGGTTGAAATCCATCCTTGTGGAATGTATTTTTGGAAGAATACAAAACCCGTCAAGACGTAGAGAATTACAAACAAATTCATCATGCTTGCCAATAAGCCAATAAACGAAGCTATTCTTATTAATTTTTCGGAATTTGAAACAATAACTTCTATTGCAAAGGCAAAGGCTTTAAAGTAATCTTCTTTCCTTTGATGACCAGAGCGGTTTATCCTTATATATGGTATGGTGGCGTGGCTAA from bacterium includes the following:
- a CDS encoding HAD hydrolase-like protein; the encoded protein is MDIYIDLDGPILDVSEKYYAVYRYILGKTAPNILPKDTYWERKKNRVPSEEIFKESGVELTQEISAHRWKQLIETPEFLKYDIMWPWVPDVLKTLYNNHSLFLITLRNSYENLIDELRDFEILDFFKAILTEKDNEGSLYTKKRLLENYPEFIPVSSIIVGDTEVDILGGKELNIKTIAVLSGIRNRELLESLCPDFIIDNISSLPFITKQIE
- a CDS encoding carboxylate--amine ligase; translated protein: MKRILITGAGGTPSTNFVRSLRVSSENFYLIGVDCNEYSLHRAETNEKYLVPHPTHNDYLPILKEIIQETKPALIYSQPDQEIYAISKIRKELRDEYKLRVFLPEHKTIELCQDKFASYLKWKEAGLKVPETMRINNEDDLKIAVDKFGTPVWVRATFSPGGGMGSFRAENYNVARAWIDFCNGWGSFTAAECLKPDSITWMSLWKNGELIVGQGRKRLYWELGNRAPSGVTGITGTGITVSDPIVDEIALKTIMAVDNHPNGIFSVDLTYDKDGIPNPTEINIGRFFTTHYFFTSCGLNMPYIFVKLAFDEDVSSFIPKKINPLTPGLAWIRGMDFLPVLTDEKTIRLYKEELEKRRHNLQK
- a CDS encoding FAD-dependent oxidoreductase; translation: MKLIVQCFPRILIEKMSFNLKKFDAVIIGGGFYGCCTALIIRNFCANTLIIEKEPDLLLRASAINQARVHGGYHYPRSLLTAIRSFKNFPRFILDFKGCIYDEFEKIYAIARKWSKVNAYQFSEIYKRIGAPIKIAPDKMRRLFNMDNIEEVFSVQEVAFDAAKLRQILKQRLVKAGITVWYNEEVDKVEQVGNDEIILSLTKNNIKLQARKVFNCTYSQINKLLHNSYLPLLPLKHEVTEMPLLEMPEELKYVGITIMDGPFFSIMPYPSLNMHSFHHVRYTPHYSWQDIDNFIDGHAHLKKVNLESHFPFMVKDAERYLPLMKGVRYVNSLYEVKTVLIKNEIDDGRPILFRKDYGIKNFSIIMGGKIDNIYDVLEMIGDIKDYSREPKKGKSLL